The DNA segment TTTGTCAGTTGTTTTTTTTCTCATCAATACGGTTTGTGCGCAAGAAGGGAATCAACAAATTTCGATAGAGCAGTATAGGCAGCTTTTGCTTGAGCAAGAGAAAAAACTGGAGCAGCAACGTCAAGTACTGGGGGAGCAAACGAAAGAGCTTGAACGGCTAAAAAAACAATTTGAGCAACTTTCTAAACAGTCTGGCACACCACAGTCGCCTATTGTCGGTACAAAAGAGGATAAGCCCAAAACTGTGGCCGCGCAGGTACCCTCTGGGCCAGTTGGCCAGGCTCCACCTAAACCTGCGGAACCGGAAAGGCCGCCAGAAATGCCTCGATTGTCTGAGACGGTGGGGGGTTTTAACCAAAAAGGGAAGTATGTTCTTGAACCCTCCTTAAGTTACGCTTTTTCTGACGATAATCGTGTTTTTGTAGACGCATTCACTTTTTTACCAGCCATCGTAATTGGCTTAACTGATATTCGCCAGGTAAAACGGCACAGTTTTTTTGGTAGCCTGGGTTTACGATACGGCCTGACCGAGCGGTTGGAGGTGGAAGCCGGGGTTCCTTATGCCTATCGGGCGGATATCCAGCGAGCTCGGCCTTTTAGTACAGGTGTTGCGAACGATCAAATCTTTAATGCTGATGGGCATGGTCTGGGTGATATCGAGTTTGCAGCCCGTTATCAATTGACCAGGGGTACTGGGGGCTGGCCAATTCTGGTTGGTAATTTGTTGACAACACTGCCAACGGGTAAAAGTCCTTTCAGACTCAAAACCTTAGATGTAACACAGATCGACCCTAATAACCCCGTTGAGCCTCTTTCATTTAGATTCCCGTTGGAGGTGCCTACGGGGTCGGGTTTCTTTACTTTCCAACCAAGCATAACTGCGCTTTATCCAACTGATCCCGCAGTGTTTTTTGGTAGTCTGAGTTATACCTATACGATGTCAACCAAAGAAAGCTTTGGTAGGGTTGATGCGGGTGATGGTGTGGGGATTACATTCGGTATGGGGTTTACGGTTAATAATCGCACGTCGTTTAATTTAGGTTATTCGCACCAGCATTTTTTCAATACTCGAGTTGCTGGTGACAGAATTGGAGGGGAGTGCCTTGGATATCGGGCAGTTCTTGCTAGGCTACTCATACAGGTATAACTTGCGAACGAATATCAACCTGTCTGTGGGTATCGGAGCGACGGACAACGCCCAAGACGCAAGACTTAACCTTAGAGTGCCCATGACTTTCTAGTGGTGTTTGCCATCACCTTTTCTGAAGCCAGCGATCCATG comes from the Nitrosomonas sp. genome and includes:
- a CDS encoding transporter, with product MSAYFGESQNTFLLSVVFFLINTVCAQEGNQQISIEQYRQLLLEQEKKLEQQRQVLGEQTKELERLKKQFEQLSKQSGTPQSPIVGTKEDKPKTVAAQVPSGPVGQAPPKPAEPERPPEMPRLSETVGGFNQKGKYVLEPSLSYAFSDDNRVFVDAFTFLPAIVIGLTDIRQVKRHSFFGSLGLRYGLTERLEVEAGVPYAYRADIQRARPFSTGVANDQIFNADGHGLGDIEFAARYQLTRGTGGWPILVGNLLTTLPTGKSPFRLKTLDVTQIDPNNPVEPLSFRFPLEVPTGSGFFTFQPSITALYPTDPAVFFGSLSYTYTMSTKESFGRVDAGDGVGITFGMGFTVNNRTSFNLGYSHQHFFNTRVAGDRIGGECLGYRAVLARLLIQV